From the genome of Spinacia oleracea cultivar Varoflay chromosome 2, BTI_SOV_V1, whole genome shotgun sequence, one region includes:
- the LOC110797518 gene encoding protein FAR-RED IMPAIRED RESPONSE 1-like: protein MTSREIDPESGRLLNDQEGPYEWRWESQCSDDEQDPIEGIDTHLKAYGRQKGFCFVRRCGSSKKCTSSSLSHDGSEIGVVVKQKRNFMWTCECYGDRERKRKVSCDEGSDLLVLVGSGVRKSKKCECHVHIFASVNEIGKWVIRRSVMGHANHHPTAGKSRTIAAFRKQFIEDNPHVGREFEVCRKAGWRRNQVYNLMSTKRNGKAHMPFSQKDLHDYAAKLRKEKQAEDGRLLDVLWVDAHSRAAYEEFGDVVCFDTTYLTNQYRIPFANFIGVNHHGQSILLGCALVSRETADTFEWIFGHWLECMGGKAPTGILTDQDAAMRKALRSTMSQSCHRWCLWHITQKFCEKLGKNEEYLDLKEDLEHAIYGSLDADEFEMNWATVMERYTLSKIESVWLEVVFQKCYTDAKFNEV from the exons ATGACTTCGAGGGAAATAGATCCAGAATCTGGGCGTTTACTAAACGACCAAGAGGGGCCTTATGAATGGAGGTGGGAATCTCAGTGTTCTGATGACGAACAAGATCCGATTGAG GGGATTGATACTCATCTGAAGGCGTATGGGAGGCAAAAGGGATTTTGTTTTGTCCGTCGTTGTGGTTCGTCGAAGAAATGTACTAGCAGTAGCTTGTCACATGATGGGTCTGAAATAGGAGTAGTAGTTAAACAGAAGCGTAATTTTATGTGGACTTGTGAGTGCTATGGTGATCGTGAAAGGAAGCGGAAGGTCAGTTGTGATGAAGGTTCTGATTTGCTGGTTCTTGTTGGCAGTGGTGTACGCAAGTCAAAGAAATGTGAATGTCACGTTCATATTTTTGCCAGTGTAAATGAGATAGGGAAGTGGGTTATACGTAGATCAGTCATGGGACATGCAAATCACCACCCAACCGCGGGTAAGTCCCGAACAATTGCTGCCTTCCGAAAGCAGTTCATTGAAGATAATCCACACGTAGGTCGGGAATTTGAGGTGTGTAGGAAGGCTGGATGGCGGCGAAATCAAGTGTATAATTTGATGTCAACCAAGAGGAATGGTAAAGCGCACATGCCCTTTTCGCAGAAGGATCTTCATGATTACGCTGCTAAACTGAGAAAGGAGAA GCAAGCTGAAGATGGGCGCTTGCTAGATGTTCTTTGGGTTGATGCTCATAGTAGAGCGGCGTATGAGGAGTTTGGTGATGTTGTATGCTTTGACACCACTTACTTGACTAATCAATATAGAATTCCATTTGCGAATTTTATAGGTGTAAATCACCATGGGCAAAGCATATTACTTGGATGTGCTTTGGTATCTCGTGAGACAGCCGACACCTTTGAGTGGATATTTGGTCATTGGTTGGAGTGTATGGGAGGTAAAGCGCCCACTGGGATATTGACCGATCAGGATGCCGCTATGAGGAAGGCTTTAAGGTCAACCATGAGTCAATCATGTCATAGGTGGTGTCTATGGCACATTACGCAGAAGTTTTGTGAGAAGCTCGGAAAGAATGAAGAGTACCTTGATTTGAAAGAAGATTTGGAGCATGCGATTTATGGTAGTCTTGATGCtgatgaatttgaaatgaattgGGCAACTGTGATGGAGAGGTATACCCTGTCAAagattgaatctgtttggcttgAAG TTGTCTTCCAGAAATGTTATACTGATGCTAAGTTCAACGAGGTTTAA